In the genome of Pontibacter actiniarum, the window CCATGCTGACTTACCTGAAAGAGCACCCGGAGGTGTACACGCAGCTGGAGCAGACCACCGCCAGCATGGTGGCCGGCATGCAGCAGAACATGCAGAAGCTGGGCCTGAACTTCACGATCAACCGTGTAGGCTCCATGTTCAGCATCTTCTTTACAGAGCAGCCTGTTACTGATTTCGAGAGCGCCAAAACATCTGACACGGCTTTCTTTGGCCGCTACTTCAATGCCATGCTGCAGCGGGGCGTGTACCTGGCCCCATCGCAGTACGAAGCCCTGTTCGTGTCTACGGCCATCTCCGAGGAGCTGGTGGCGCAGTATGTACAGGCCAACTACGAGGCACTGCAGGAGGCACTGCAAGCCTAAGCAAGTATAAAAAGCAAAAGCGGCGACACCAGCAAAAGGTGCCGCCGCTTTTGCTTTTTATGTTTGATACATAGGCCGCTTCTCCTTACTTTTACATTCCTAAATACCCACCAACATGATTTTATCAGACAAACAGATACTGGAGGAGATTGAGAAGGGCACCATTCTGGTGGAGCCGTTTGATCGCTCCTGCCTTGGCACGAACTCCTACGATGTGCACCTGGGCCGCTACCTGGCTCAGTACACCGACGAAGTGCTGGACGCCCGCAAACACAATGAAATTGAAACGTTCGAGATACCGGAGGAGGGCTTTGTGCTGGAGCCAGGCAACCTGTACCTGGGCGTAACCCTGGAGTATACCGAAACCCATGCGCACGTGCCGTTCCTGGAGGGGAAATCCAGTGTGGGCCGCCTCGGGATCGATATCCACGCCACGGCCGGCAAAGGCGATGTTGGCTTCTGCAACACCTGGACTCTGGAGATTTCTGTGTCGCAGAAAGTACGCGTGTATTACGGCATGCCGATTGGCCAGCTGATCTACTTTGAGGTAAAAGGGGGCATAGAGAACTACTACAACACCAAGAAGAACGCCAAGTACAACCACCGCACCATCACACCAGTGGAGTCGATGATGTGGATGAACGAGTGGTAACACCATCCTTGTAAAAATATAAAAAAGCCCGTTTAATATTAGGTTAAACGGGCTTTTTGGCATAGTATATGCACTATATTAGGTAAACAAATTACTTGCGCCGGCTGGAATCTTTAGGGAAAAAGCCTCGTTGTAAGAAGTAAGTAAGCATTGAAAACAAAACTAAAAAGGAAGGATAAGTTATGAAAAAGGTACTGGTAATGATTTGCATGATGTTCGGGTGTACATTTGCTACAAAAGCAAACGGGGATAAGTCTTCGAAAGCGGTGGCAAATGCAAGGGCCAAGCACATTTCGGATCAAATGATCCGGGACCTGCGCCTGAATAACTACCAATCCAGAAAAATCAGGGAAATAAACCAGCAGGTAGCGGAGCAGATAACTGCAATTGAGCAGCAGTATGCCGGCGACCCTGCCAAGGTAGAGGAACTTTGCAAAAACGTGTGCGCTAGCCGCGACCTTTACCTGGAGAATGTGCTGAGCACCGTGCAGTACAACTCGTACTTCGGCGACCGTAAAGCATACAACCAGGAAGACAGGAAATTTGCCTCCAGCCTGCTTAACGGGCAGGAAGCCGGTGGCGGTATTGCCGCCGCAGAGGGGCAGACCGCTACAAACGGAACGGTTAGTATTAACTAAGCACCCCTGCAAACATACCTTTTACCTTGTATACTAAAACAGCAGCGCCGCCCCGAAACCGGGGCGGCGCTGCTGTTTTAGTATACCTGCAAGCAATTAGCCGTTCTTCTGGCGCTCCTCCTCCACATGGTCAGAGAGCTCTTTGCAAAGGGCTCTGATTTTGTCGGCCATTACCTGGTCGCTGGTGGCGGTGGCAATGCTTTGCGCCATGGCACCCATCGTATCGATGTAAAAATACTTCATTTCGTCCACCGGCATGTCCTTCGTCCAAAGGTCTATTTTCATGGTGCCGGCCTCGTCTCTGTCCCAGAGCGAGATGTTTATAGCCTTGGCAAAGTGGATCTTATCTCCTGCATCTGTTGCACGCCAGCTGATGGCTTCCGGTACGCGGTTATCATCCAGGGCAATGCTAAAGTATATTTCTGACTTCTTCATGAGCTCAATGTTAAACTTTATAGTATAGATTTCTCGTAATATGCCTGTTAGTATATATAAGCACAAAGTTACACGATGCGCCACGGATTTAAAACCCTACTAGTTTTTTTTACCTTTTTCACCCTTATAGGTTGCTCCAGGCTTCCTGTAACGTCAAAAAAAGGAAAGCTCTACACTATCGCCTTCTACAATACAGAAACGCTCTATGACACCCAGGATGCCCCAGCTACGCCGGACGAAGCCTTTACACCCGAAGGGGAAATGCAGTGGACACAGGAGCGGTACCAGCAAAAACTGAAGAACGTAGCCAGTGTAATAGCTGGCATCGGCGGCAAAAACGGCCCGGCTATTATTGGCTTGGGCGAGATCGAAAACCGGCAGGTGCTGGATGACCTGCTCAACACCTCCCCTCTCAGCAAGATCGGTTACAAAGTTATCCATAGGGAGAGCAGCAGCCCGGACGGCCTGGACCTAGCCTTTCTGTACAAGCCGAACGTGTTCAAACCCACCTCCACAGAGTACCTCAACAGTGGCCTGAAAGACAAAGCCGCTGCGCAAGAAATCCTGCAGGTGAAGGGGGAGCTGCGCGGGGAGCTGGTCACGATCTACGTTAACCACTGGCCTGCGCCTACCCGTACGCGCCGCAGAAGGCAGGATGACAGCCGCCTGCGTGCTGCAGCCACAGCCCTGCGCCAGGAAATTGACAAGCAGCAGAAGGCAGACCCAAACACCAGGATCATTGTGATGGGTGATTTTAACGCCGAGCCAGACGCAGAGGTGCTGGAGAAAGCACTACAGGCCACGGGCAGACCCGATCCAGCCTATAATGAGGAACTGTTTAACACGCACTACCTTTCCTTTGTGAGCGGCCACGGCAGCTCGCTTAGAGAGGGCAGCCTGCAGATGCTGGACCAGATCATGGTCTCCAAATCGTTGGTAGATGAAAAGGGCCCGCTGGAGTACGTACGTGGCTCAGCGGGCATCTACGACCCTGTGAAGATCAAATACACCTTCGGCAAGTATAAAGAGGCCCCGCGCAGCACCTACAACGGCAGCTTATACTTAGGCGGCTATTCAAATCATTTTCCGGTGTACATACAGGTGCGCCGGCAGCGCTAACAGCTACGAGCAGGCGGGCAGCAGGATTCGGAAGGACGCCCCCTGCTGCTGCTCATTATCGATCTCGATCGTGCCCTGGTGCAGCTCTACCAGCTTCCTGGCGATGCTAAGGCCCAGCCCTACGGAGTGCTCTCCCCGAACGCCCTTGCGGCCAGCCTTTGAGAAGGGGCTAAACAGGTGAGGGCGCATCTCCGGTGGAACCCCCACGCCGTCATCGGAGATACACAGTAGCACCTGGCGCTGCTGTTGCGAGAGCTGGACCTGTATGTGCCCCTGCTCCTGGGTAAACTTCACGGCGTTTGAGATGAGGTTGTCGAGTACCCGGCGAAACCTCTCCTGATTAAGGTTTACCAGCAGCGGTGCGGCACTGCACTGTACCGATAGACTCCTGGACTCCTTTAGCTGGAGCTGCCACTCCTGCTGCACCGTATCCACAAAGGCTCGAAGATCGACGGGCACCAGCTCAAAAGGCTCTTCCTGTTCGAAGCGGGCCATGTCCAGCAAATCGTTTATGATGCCCTTGGAGCTTTGGCAACTCTTCAGGATCATGTCGTAAAACCGCGCCTGCTGCTCGGCAGGCAGGGTGTTCTTCTGGAGCATCTTCGCCATCATCTCTATGTTGCCAAACGGCCCACGCAGGTCGTGCGCCACGATACCCAGTATGTCTGTCTTCGCTTTGTTGAGGGCGTTCAGCTCCTCGTTCTTCGCCTCTATCAGCCGAAGCTGCATAAAGTGGTTCACCCGGAAGCTGTAGTTCAGCCTGCTAATCAGGAAAAAGAAAAGTATGAGGAAAAGAGAGCCGGTCTGGTTCATGATCACGCGCTCCAGGGGCAAATCCAGGAAGGCAACACCCACCACAAACGTAAGCTCCACCAGCGTCGCCAGCACCAGCACCTCCCGAAGTTCCAGCACAAAAAGCGTGGCTACCAGCGACAGCCCCAGCAGGTACATCGTCATGTTGTTTACCGGGCTCCCCTGTACTGCTACCGACATCAGCAAACACGTCACAGCGAATACAAACGCGTAGCCGAGGCACAGCAAACGGTACAGGCGATGGTTCTGCTCTGTCTCTTCCCCTCCCAGCCACCGGTCCAGAAACCACACGGCAGCCCCAGACACGGCATAGCTGTAGTACGCCACGCGGTAAAAGGCTGCCCCGCTATAGTGCGCAGCGTACTGAAAGACAAAATCGCTGGCCAGCACAAGAAGTGCGATAAGCAGCCACACGCGCGACAGCAGGCGCAAGGCTTTCAGGTTTTGGGGAAGATAGTAGCGTGAGAAAGCTTTCGTATAAGCCTCTGGTGCAGAGCGGTAAAAGTACAGTTTCATTGGCAAAAAGAAGAAAACGCGCCAATATAAGCTGTTATTTATAATTCACAATCGAAAAGTATAACTTTATTCTTTGCTATACCTTTTGTTACAGTGCAGATCACCTTTGATCCAAAGCATACTTGGATTAAAACAAAAAAGGCGGATCAAATGACCCGCCTTTCGTTTATTCTCAAGTATAAAGCTTATACGTAGTTGTTCAGCATCACCGGCATAACCAGCATCAGCACGTCTTCGGCCTCCTCGTTCACGATTGGCATAAGCAAGCCTGCACGGTTCGGGGTAGAAAGCTCAAACGTAATTTCATCAGAGTCGATGTTATTGAGCATCTCCATCAGGAACTTGGCGTTGAAGCCGATCTCCATGTCTTCCCCTTCGTACTGGCAAGCCAGGCGCTCGTTCGCTTCGTTTGAGAAATCAAGGTCTTCTGCAGATACCTGCAACTCTGACCCGGACAGTTTCAGGCGAATCTGGTGCGTAGTTTTGTTTGAGTAGATGGAGATACGCTTCACGGAGCTCTGCAGGTCCGCACGGTCGATCACCAGCTTGTTCGGGTTCTGCACCGGAATAACGTTCTCGTAGTCCGGGTAGCGCTCGTCGATCAGGCGGCAGATCATACGAATGTTGTCGAAGCTGAAGAACGCGTTGGACTGGTTGAACTCCATACGCACAGCCGTTGCCTCGCTCGGCAGCGTAGACTTAAGCAATGTAAACGCTTTGCGCGGCACAATGATAGAGGCTTCCTGGTCTGTTCCAACGTCCGTGCGGCGGTAGCGCAGCAGGCGGTGGCCGTCGGTGGCAACAAACGTTACGTCCTCAGAGCGCAGCTGCACAAAAATACCCGTCATGGCCGGGCGCAGTTCGTCGTTGCTAACGGCAAAGATAGTTTTGTTGATGGCTCGGCCCAGTACGTTCGATGGGATCTCGATGGCGTTGCCGCCCTGCACAGAAGGCACACGCGGGAAATCCGTCGCGTTCTCGCCAGACAGCTTGTAGCGGCCGTTGGAGGAGCTGATCTCGATTGTATACGTCTCTTCGTCGATGGTAAAGGTTACCGGCTGGTCCGGCAGGTTCTTCAGGGTCTCCAGCAGGATTTTAGCAGGAGCGGCAATACGGCCGTTCTCCTTTGCCTCCACCGGCAGCTGTGTGATCATGGATGTTTCCAGGTCGCTTGCTGTGATGGTAAGGGTGCTGTTGTTGATCTCGAACAAAAAGTTCTCAAGGATTGGTACAACAGGGTTGTTGGTTACCACTCCGTTTATGCTGGATAACTGCTTCAAAAGAGCAGAGGAAGAGACGATAAATTTCATTATGTATACCTATAATGTTATTTAGGCAAAGTTAAAAATATTTCGTTTTTCTCCTAAGCCTTTTACCACTCCTTTTTCGTGGCAGGCTGTGTTATAGGCAGATAATTTTAAAACCGCTCGTACCTGCGTTTGCGCAGGTAGTAACGCGCTACGCCAAACAGGCCCAACAGCACAATCGGGGCCACCAGGTTTAGCAGTTGCCAATAGGTTTTCTCCTCTTTCAGGCGCACCTTGTCCAGTGGCCGCAGCTCAATTTCCTTGCTGCGCACGTTGATGAGTCCCTCCGAGTCCAGCAGGTAGTGGATGGTGTTCATGGCCAGCTCTTTGTTGGCAAAGGTGATGTTGTTAAACCTGTCAAACCCCAGTTCATAGGCCTGCCCGGTTCGCGCGTTGATGTCGTTGCGCACCAGGTCGCCATCGGCAAAGACGGCAATCTTGGTAGGAACGCCCTTTTCCTGTACCGCTGCCTGCTGCACCCCGGCCGGAGCCTTGCGGTTGCGAAACAGCGAGGTAAACGGCCCCTCCAGCAGGTAGCCCACCGGCTGCTGGCCCGCCTGATACTGCTGCGGGTTCACCTCCAGGCGCGCCTCTTCCAGCGTGAGAGGCACCGGCGCATCCAGCACGCGGGAGTAAGCCGAAGTATAGACCAGCGGCGTCTTGCGGATACCGTCGGCCTTCACCGTATCCATGGTGCTCACAAACTTAGAGTACACCGCATCGAGGTTACGCGTGATCGGGTGGTCGCTGAAGTTGTTGAGCAAGGGGTAAAAGCGCCAGTTGATCATCTCCGTCTGCGGCCTGTCGCCCATGTAGCCGGTCACGATCGGGATAAAGCCGGAGTTCAGGTCCATGATCAGGTTTGGGTTCAGGCGCACCCCGTAGCGGAACAGCAGGTCGTCGAGGTTGAGGTTGTACGGGAGCGCAAAGGTCCCTCCTGCCGCTACGCTGTCCAGGTCGGCATACATCGGGTCCACAAAGAACACCGCCTTGCCGCCCTTCATGATAAACTGGTCTATTTTATACTTGTCGGCCTCTGTAAACGCTT includes:
- the dcd gene encoding dCTP deaminase, producing the protein MILSDKQILEEIEKGTILVEPFDRSCLGTNSYDVHLGRYLAQYTDEVLDARKHNEIETFEIPEEGFVLEPGNLYLGVTLEYTETHAHVPFLEGKSSVGRLGIDIHATAGKGDVGFCNTWTLEISVSQKVRVYYGMPIGQLIYFEVKGGIENYYNTKKNAKYNHRTITPVESMMWMNEW
- the gldC gene encoding gliding motility protein GldC, producing the protein MKKSEIYFSIALDDNRVPEAISWRATDAGDKIHFAKAINISLWDRDEAGTMKIDLWTKDMPVDEMKYFYIDTMGAMAQSIATATSDQVMADKIRALCKELSDHVEEERQKNG
- a CDS encoding endonuclease/exonuclease/phosphatase family protein is translated as MRHGFKTLLVFFTFFTLIGCSRLPVTSKKGKLYTIAFYNTETLYDTQDAPATPDEAFTPEGEMQWTQERYQQKLKNVASVIAGIGGKNGPAIIGLGEIENRQVLDDLLNTSPLSKIGYKVIHRESSSPDGLDLAFLYKPNVFKPTSTEYLNSGLKDKAAAQEILQVKGELRGELVTIYVNHWPAPTRTRRRRQDDSRLRAAATALRQEIDKQQKADPNTRIIVMGDFNAEPDAEVLEKALQATGRPDPAYNEELFNTHYLSFVSGHGSSLREGSLQMLDQIMVSKSLVDEKGPLEYVRGSAGIYDPVKIKYTFGKYKEAPRSTYNGSLYLGGYSNHFPVYIQVRRQR
- a CDS encoding sensor histidine kinase; the encoded protein is MKLYFYRSAPEAYTKAFSRYYLPQNLKALRLLSRVWLLIALLVLASDFVFQYAAHYSGAAFYRVAYYSYAVSGAAVWFLDRWLGGEETEQNHRLYRLLCLGYAFVFAVTCLLMSVAVQGSPVNNMTMYLLGLSLVATLFVLELREVLVLATLVELTFVVGVAFLDLPLERVIMNQTGSLFLILFFFLISRLNYSFRVNHFMQLRLIEAKNEELNALNKAKTDILGIVAHDLRGPFGNIEMMAKMLQKNTLPAEQQARFYDMILKSCQSSKGIINDLLDMARFEQEEPFELVPVDLRAFVDTVQQEWQLQLKESRSLSVQCSAAPLLVNLNQERFRRVLDNLISNAVKFTQEQGHIQVQLSQQQRQVLLCISDDGVGVPPEMRPHLFSPFSKAGRKGVRGEHSVGLGLSIARKLVELHQGTIEIDNEQQQGASFRILLPACS
- the dnaN gene encoding DNA polymerase III subunit beta, yielding MKFIVSSSALLKQLSSINGVVTNNPVVPILENFLFEINNSTLTITASDLETSMITQLPVEAKENGRIAAPAKILLETLKNLPDQPVTFTIDEETYTIEISSSNGRYKLSGENATDFPRVPSVQGGNAIEIPSNVLGRAINKTIFAVSNDELRPAMTGIFVQLRSEDVTFVATDGHRLLRYRRTDVGTDQEASIIVPRKAFTLLKSTLPSEATAVRMEFNQSNAFFSFDNIRMICRLIDERYPDYENVIPVQNPNKLVIDRADLQSSVKRISIYSNKTTHQIRLKLSGSELQVSAEDLDFSNEANERLACQYEGEDMEIGFNAKFLMEMLNNIDSDEITFELSTPNRAGLLMPIVNEEAEDVLMLVMPVMLNNYV
- the gldG gene encoding gliding motility-associated ABC transporter substrate-binding protein GldG, which encodes MEQHKSNRSSDILKFLAWVAGIVLLNVVAANYFFRLDLTEDKRYTIAPVTKQMLGGLENEIVVDVYLEGDFPAGFKRLQQSVRETLDEFRIYADGNLRYNFIDPTDIADEKQRNEFYTSLAQKGIIPTNLRATEEGKQVERLVFPGAVIRYKGKEAAVNLLKGNLAATPDERLNQSVEGVEYELATAIRKVAFQGNKIIGYITGQGELEQQQVTDLLGSLQEYYRVARGDLAQIPSLDGLDLIIVAKPTQAFTEADKYKIDQFIMKGGKAVFFVDPMYADLDSVAAGGTFALPYNLNLDDLLFRYGVRLNPNLIMDLNSGFIPIVTGYMGDRPQTEMINWRFYPLLNNFSDHPITRNLDAVYSKFVSTMDTVKADGIRKTPLVYTSAYSRVLDAPVPLTLEEARLEVNPQQYQAGQQPVGYLLEGPFTSLFRNRKAPAGVQQAAVQEKGVPTKIAVFADGDLVRNDINARTGQAYELGFDRFNNITFANKELAMNTIHYLLDSEGLINVRSKEIELRPLDKVRLKEEKTYWQLLNLVAPIVLLGLFGVARYYLRKRRYERF